A window of Phyllobacterium sp. T1293 contains these coding sequences:
- a CDS encoding LPS-assembly protein LptD, with product MGLNVTRSVLPTWLARLMCGTAVLCLAGGISFPAVAQTNDALAGNFKTNPNAQMLLESDELVYDINAKTISAVGGVQIDYDGNRLVARQVTYDQKTGRLKAMGKVEIVEKDGNRIYAENLDVTDDFKEGFINTLRVESADNTRFAAESAERIGGEITKFNNGIYTACEPCRDKPGKAPLWQVRAQKIIWNGKKKTIRFERGRFELFGMPLAFMPAFEIADPTVKRKSGFLMPSYKYETDLGYGVSVPYFWALAPNYDLTLTGTGYTKQGFLAEAEWRHRLANGEYSINLAGISQNKPHEFNAINDQEDYNNTGRGMVGSKGHFQINPRWSFGWDVMVQSDKAFAYRYGLENYADYNKTDQIYLTGLHDRNYFDLRLYKFHVQEGWSDSNPSSSEPKQPWVLPSLDYAYIPTQPLAGGELNFNLNLQALSRDKEDGTAVTGLTRSGYLSGIKGNDGRITGEVEWKRTFITDSGLVLTPILALRGDGMYVDSDSVGVNRDQAFRGLATAGLEAKYPILFTAANSTHVLEPTAQIFVRNNEPYAGQMPNEDAQSFVFDASSLFERDKFSGYDRVEGGTRANLGIRYSGTFNNGLSLNGIAGQSFQLGGLNSFATQDFVNAGAESGLESARSDYVAMIGANYGAYNLTTGGRFDKDTFEMRRAEVAATAAGTHGTLFAKYAFIDAQPTYGFPTDRQEVTLGGSLKITPNWRVLGSGTYDIVHDTLVKQVAALAYDDECFTYQMSYSEQRPIDSTGAAGDKTTTFGFNISFRTLWEFGKPVNIGGI from the coding sequence GTGGGATTGAATGTAACGCGCTCGGTGTTGCCGACGTGGCTCGCACGGCTTATGTGCGGGACGGCCGTGCTATGCCTTGCAGGCGGGATTTCGTTCCCAGCCGTGGCCCAGACCAATGATGCCCTTGCAGGTAATTTCAAGACGAATCCAAACGCGCAAATGCTGCTGGAATCGGATGAGCTTGTGTATGACATCAACGCCAAGACGATTTCGGCCGTCGGTGGTGTACAGATCGATTATGACGGCAACCGGCTGGTTGCCCGGCAAGTCACCTATGATCAGAAGACCGGTCGCCTGAAGGCCATGGGCAAGGTCGAGATTGTCGAAAAAGACGGCAACCGCATCTATGCGGAAAATCTCGATGTGACCGATGACTTCAAGGAAGGCTTCATCAACACCTTGCGGGTTGAATCAGCCGATAATACGCGGTTTGCTGCTGAAAGCGCCGAGCGTATTGGCGGCGAGATTACAAAGTTCAACAACGGCATTTATACCGCCTGCGAGCCCTGCCGCGATAAACCCGGCAAAGCTCCGCTTTGGCAGGTGCGTGCCCAGAAAATCATCTGGAACGGCAAGAAGAAGACCATCCGCTTCGAGCGCGGCCGGTTTGAGCTGTTCGGTATGCCCCTGGCATTCATGCCAGCCTTCGAAATTGCCGACCCGACAGTGAAGCGCAAGAGCGGCTTCCTGATGCCAAGCTATAAGTATGAGACGGATCTCGGCTACGGCGTCAGCGTCCCCTATTTCTGGGCGCTTGCTCCTAATTATGACCTGACGCTAACCGGCACCGGCTATACAAAGCAGGGGTTTCTGGCTGAAGCGGAATGGCGCCATCGTTTGGCCAATGGTGAATACAGCATCAATCTTGCTGGAATTAGCCAGAACAAACCGCACGAATTCAATGCCATCAACGATCAGGAAGATTACAACAATACCGGTCGCGGTATGGTTGGATCGAAGGGTCATTTCCAGATCAATCCACGCTGGTCATTCGGCTGGGATGTCATGGTGCAGTCCGACAAGGCGTTCGCCTATCGTTATGGTCTCGAGAACTATGCGGATTATAACAAGACCGACCAGATTTATCTGACCGGATTGCATGACCGCAATTATTTCGATCTGCGTCTGTATAAATTCCATGTTCAGGAAGGCTGGAGCGACTCCAATCCCTCCTCGTCCGAACCCAAGCAGCCCTGGGTCCTGCCAAGTCTTGATTATGCCTATATCCCGACACAGCCTCTTGCTGGCGGCGAGTTGAATTTCAACCTCAACTTGCAGGCACTCAGCCGTGACAAGGAAGATGGCACAGCCGTCACAGGCCTCACCCGCTCCGGCTACCTTTCCGGTATCAAGGGCAATGACGGTCGCATTACCGGCGAAGTCGAGTGGAAGCGTACGTTTATTACGGATAGCGGCCTTGTTCTGACACCTATCCTCGCGCTGCGCGGTGATGGAATGTATGTGGATTCGGATTCAGTTGGCGTTAATCGTGATCAGGCCTTCCGCGGCTTGGCAACCGCCGGACTTGAAGCCAAATATCCGATCCTGTTTACGGCAGCCAATTCAACGCATGTTCTTGAGCCGACAGCCCAGATTTTTGTTCGCAACAATGAACCCTATGCGGGTCAGATGCCGAACGAGGACGCACAGAGCTTTGTCTTTGATGCGTCGAGCCTGTTCGAGCGGGACAAATTCTCCGGTTACGACCGGGTTGAAGGCGGTACGCGTGCCAATCTCGGCATCCGTTATTCAGGCACATTCAACAATGGCCTGTCACTCAATGGTATTGCCGGTCAATCATTCCAGCTTGGTGGCCTGAACTCTTTTGCAACGCAGGACTTTGTCAATGCCGGTGCAGAATCAGGGCTTGAATCGGCGCGCTCCGACTATGTTGCCATGATCGGTGCGAATTACGGTGCATACAATCTGACGACAGGCGGGCGTTTCGACAAGGATACGTTCGAAATGCGCCGTGCTGAAGTTGCAGCCACTGCAGCGGGCACACACGGCACGCTTTTTGCCAAATATGCGTTTATTGATGCCCAGCCAACTTACGGCTTTCCAACGGACAGACAGGAAGTCACGCTTGGTGGCTCACTCAAAATCACACCAAACTGGCGCGTTTTGGGTTCTGGCACCTATGATATTGTTCACGATACACTCGTGAAGCAGGTCGCGGCATTGGCCTATGATGACGAGTGCTTTACCTATCAGATGTCCTATAGCGAGCAGCGGCCAATCGACAGCACCGGTGCAGCGGGCGACAAGACAACGACATTCGGCTTTAACATTTCCTTCCGCACCCTGTGGGAATTTGGCAAGCCGGTGAATATTGGCGGTATTTAA
- a CDS encoding DNA polymerase III subunit chi, which produces MTEILFYHLTESTLENALPGLVERSLSRQWKVVIQTGSQERRDSLDNHLWTWSDASFLAHATDQEPHPQEQPVILTTGEGNPNGATVRFLVDGAEPSNVEAYERLVLMFDGHDQMQLEQARAQWKLLKAEGHMLTYWQQNAEGRWEKKA; this is translated from the coding sequence ATGACTGAAATCCTGTTCTACCATCTGACTGAATCGACACTGGAAAATGCGCTTCCGGGCTTGGTCGAGCGCTCGCTCAGCCGCCAATGGAAGGTCGTTATCCAGACCGGGTCGCAGGAGCGGCGTGACAGTCTGGACAATCATCTGTGGACATGGTCCGACGCGTCGTTTCTCGCTCATGCCACGGATCAGGAACCGCATCCTCAGGAGCAGCCTGTCATATTGACGACGGGTGAGGGCAATCCGAATGGGGCGACAGTGCGCTTTCTGGTGGATGGTGCCGAGCCCAGCAATGTTGAAGCCTATGAACGGCTTGTGCTGATGTTTGACGGGCATGACCAGATGCAGCTTGAACAGGCGCGCGCGCAGTGGAAGCTTTTGAAGGCCGAGGGGCATATGCTGACCTATTGGCAGCAGAATGCCGAGGGCCGCTGGGAAAAGAAGGCCTGA
- a CDS encoding SurA N-terminal domain-containing protein: protein MMVRKHILAAAIVTALGSGLTAGFSLPAQASDVKVIVNGSPITDYDIARRAAFLKLQRKKGNLTQMAREELTDDMLKRQEMRRLNIVVSDTEVTQAFERFATNNKMTLAQLNGVLDKSGVTADHFKEYIRLQMGWGRALGTRGRSQGGSRVSEQDAVQRMLKDGGKKPVSTEYTLQQVIFVVPAADRGNLAKRRNEANALRAKFSGCDSTRDIAKGTLDVTVRDLGRFVEQELPPEWSKQVTATSVGHATVTQDTDKGVEFLGICATRQISDDRVARLVFSQEAAAANQKPDATAEAVNKKYLDDLRKKASIVNR, encoded by the coding sequence ATGATGGTGAGGAAGCACATTCTTGCGGCGGCGATAGTGACCGCTTTGGGTTCTGGTCTGACGGCAGGGTTTTCGCTGCCTGCACAGGCAAGTGACGTCAAGGTCATCGTCAATGGATCACCAATTACCGATTATGACATTGCCCGTCGCGCGGCCTTTTTGAAGCTGCAGCGCAAGAAGGGCAACCTCACGCAGATGGCGCGTGAGGAACTGACCGACGATATGCTCAAGCGCCAGGAAATGCGGCGGCTGAATATTGTTGTTTCAGATACGGAAGTGACACAGGCTTTTGAACGCTTTGCCACGAACAACAAGATGACGCTCGCCCAGCTCAACGGTGTCCTCGACAAATCAGGCGTTACGGCTGATCACTTCAAAGAATATATCCGTCTGCAGATGGGTTGGGGCCGTGCCCTTGGCACCCGCGGCCGCTCGCAGGGTGGTAGCCGCGTTTCCGAACAGGACGCTGTGCAGCGCATGTTGAAAGATGGCGGCAAAAAGCCTGTATCGACCGAATACACGTTACAGCAGGTGATTTTTGTCGTGCCTGCCGCTGATCGCGGCAATCTGGCAAAGCGGCGCAATGAGGCCAATGCCCTGCGCGCAAAGTTCAGCGGATGTGATTCAACACGCGATATCGCCAAGGGTACACTTGATGTCACAGTGCGTGACCTTGGCCGTTTCGTCGAGCAGGAACTGCCGCCGGAATGGTCAAAGCAGGTGACAGCTACATCTGTTGGCCATGCCACCGTGACGCAGGATACTGACAAGGGTGTGGAATTCCTCGGTATCTGCGCAACCCGCCAGATTTCTGACGACCGCGTTGCGCGTCTCGTCTTCTCGCAGGAAGCAGCGGCAGCCAACCAGAAGCCTGATGCCACGGCAGAAGCCGTTAACAAAAAGTATCTCGACGATCTCCGGAAGAAGGCATCCATCGTCAATCGGTGA
- a CDS encoding GNAT family N-acetyltransferase: protein MTHQLNGCPTLLTPRLRLRQFESRDEKGLHACLGNEKLTQYWDFSACETIEETRRWLRVLAKTTSPYETMAWAVADRTTDQCIGMVNYHHREARNHRLEIGYILRTEWQGRGLMGEAVQALVNHCSENLKIHRISAIIHPDNAASIKLVERLGFECEGGPMRDYWRVGTTYMSPMLYSLIVS, encoded by the coding sequence ATGACCCATCAGCTTAATGGTTGCCCGACTTTACTGACGCCGCGCCTGCGCTTGCGGCAGTTTGAAAGCCGGGATGAGAAGGGGCTGCATGCTTGCCTCGGGAATGAAAAGCTGACGCAATATTGGGATTTTTCCGCCTGCGAGACGATTGAGGAAACGCGGCGCTGGCTGCGTGTGTTGGCCAAGACCACGTCGCCCTATGAAACGATGGCATGGGCCGTGGCCGACAGAACGACGGACCAGTGCATCGGCATGGTCAATTATCATCACCGCGAAGCGCGCAATCACCGGCTTGAAATCGGTTACATCCTGCGAACCGAATGGCAGGGTCGCGGCCTGATGGGGGAAGCGGTGCAGGCGCTCGTCAATCACTGCTCGGAGAATCTCAAAATACACCGTATTTCGGCGATCATTCATCCTGACAATGCAGCCTCGATCAAACTTGTCGAGCGTCTCGGATTCGAATGTGAAGGCGGGCCGATGCGTGATTACTGGCGTGTTGGAACCACCTATATGAGCCCGATGCTCTACAGCCTCATCGTCAGCTGA
- a CDS encoding helix-turn-helix transcriptional regulator, whose product MLYSLKVAGAQTAASLADRLGITSVAVRQMLGRLQEDGLVGFDDSRETVGRPKRFWHLTDDGNRQFPDNHAALTADILASVSAVFGDAGLDKLISHREATTLNHYRNELSNIDSMEQRVERLAEIRSAEGYMAEINRDESGALILVENHCPICVAAKACQKLCRSELDVFQAALGPDVEIKRFEHILKGARRCAYRITEKQADNRQLTMRL is encoded by the coding sequence ATGCTCTATTCCCTGAAGGTGGCTGGCGCGCAAACAGCCGCATCGCTGGCGGACCGTCTTGGCATCACATCTGTTGCTGTTCGTCAGATGCTGGGGCGGCTGCAGGAGGACGGGCTTGTCGGCTTTGACGACAGCCGCGAGACTGTCGGTCGGCCAAAACGCTTCTGGCATTTGACCGACGATGGCAACCGGCAGTTTCCAGACAACCATGCCGCCCTGACAGCCGATATTCTGGCTTCTGTATCCGCTGTTTTCGGCGATGCTGGTCTCGACAAGCTCATTTCCCATCGTGAAGCCACCACGCTTAATCATTACCGCAACGAGCTGTCCAATATAGATTCCATGGAGCAGCGCGTGGAGCGATTGGCGGAAATACGCTCTGCCGAAGGCTATATGGCGGAGATAAACCGCGATGAATCAGGCGCGTTGATTCTCGTCGAAAACCACTGCCCTATCTGTGTCGCTGCCAAAGCGTGCCAAAAGCTCTGCCGGTCAGAACTGGATGTGTTTCAGGCAGCGCTTGGCCCTGACGTGGAAATCAAGCGGTTCGAGCATATTCTGAAGGGTGCAAGACGCTGCGCCTACCGGATTACCGAGAAGCAAGCGGACAATCGTCAGCTGACGATGAGGCTGTAG
- the lptG gene encoding LPS export ABC transporter permease LptG, producing the protein MIGWTLGRYFFLRYVTITCYFLLGSFALALILDFTELSSKLAALPQYSSIQAFGLSLMRIPYIMQQVFPFIALFSAMTTLISLNRKYELVVARSVGVSAWQFLLPACTGAFLFGLLAVLVVNPLAAYGFEKSEAVQANWRSGKTNDTTNDRVPWLRQKTDEGETIIGAKSIVNRGLRLVDASFIRLDKNKDIIERLDAKTADLQEGYWQLTDVTKFVLGETPVSPGDVQIPTHLRPEFVEESLARPETIPFFELRNKIAAARSFGYPANAFDMHFQSLLALPALLMAMTLIAATVSLKFVRFGQSGTMILGGVLAGFVLYVVTVVVKAFGNAGFVPPFVAAWTPVLIATFFGVSFLLHKEDG; encoded by the coding sequence ATGATAGGCTGGACACTCGGGCGTTATTTCTTTCTCCGCTACGTGACAATCACCTGCTATTTCCTTCTGGGAAGTTTTGCGCTCGCCCTGATTCTGGATTTCACGGAACTGTCGAGCAAGCTAGCCGCGCTGCCGCAATATTCGTCGATTCAGGCTTTCGGCCTGTCGCTGATGCGTATTCCTTACATCATGCAGCAGGTGTTTCCGTTCATTGCCCTGTTCTCTGCCATGACCACGTTGATATCCCTCAACCGGAAATATGAACTCGTTGTGGCCCGTTCGGTCGGCGTGTCGGCCTGGCAGTTTCTGCTGCCTGCCTGCACCGGCGCATTTCTGTTCGGCCTTCTGGCGGTGCTGGTGGTCAACCCCCTCGCCGCCTATGGCTTTGAGAAAAGCGAAGCGGTGCAAGCGAACTGGCGGAGCGGAAAAACCAACGATACAACCAATGATCGTGTGCCCTGGCTGCGCCAGAAAACCGATGAAGGCGAGACGATCATTGGTGCCAAGAGTATCGTCAATCGCGGCCTGCGACTTGTCGATGCTAGTTTTATCCGTCTGGACAAAAACAAGGACATTATCGAGCGACTCGATGCCAAAACTGCCGACCTTCAAGAAGGTTACTGGCAGCTAACCGATGTGACGAAATTTGTGCTTGGTGAGACCCCTGTTTCACCGGGCGATGTACAAATTCCAACCCATCTTCGCCCTGAATTTGTTGAAGAAAGCCTCGCGCGGCCTGAGACAATTCCTTTTTTTGAGCTGCGTAACAAAATTGCCGCAGCTCGTTCTTTTGGCTATCCAGCCAATGCTTTTGACATGCATTTCCAGTCTTTGCTGGCTTTGCCTGCACTTTTAATGGCGATGACCCTAATCGCTGCGACAGTTTCGCTAAAATTTGTGCGCTTTGGACAATCCGGGACAATGATTCTGGGTGGCGTCCTTGCGGGCTTCGTGCTTTATGTCGTCACAGTCGTGGTCAAGGCATTCGGAAATGCGGGATTTGTCCCGCCTTTCGTTGCCGCTTGGACTCCGGTCCTGATTGCGACTTTTTTTGGGGTCTCCTTTCTACTGCACAAGGAGGATGGTTAG
- a CDS encoding LptF/LptG family permease: MFLAVLLSAVGITWIVQVLGRINFLTTSGQSFFYILKFSSNLLPSAFPVVMPFALVIAVTQTLSTMNQDSELVVINASGAPRSTVIRPVILFAIVVAALSFIIANYIAPYSQMSMRQMIADARSDVINLVVQQGSFQRLDENLYLQIESRDSNGSIKGLFVSDSRDPVTDLLYYAKDGLVVDKGDQSLLVMKDGEIDRRDVKTGNVSIIKFNTYALDLAEFLPNDDKDPTIFAKDRPLDYLMNPDPNDPVYQQKPLRYTAELAKRLTDWMYPIVFALISLAAAADSRSHREARISASFTAITLSLVVFWISYSSGQTAEKNEDVIPFLFAFPIVVSLLAIYALATNRQIGVPAFLSNLFKNGPVTPRAALAGVRTKLLNPRSRRGANEE, encoded by the coding sequence ATGTTCCTGGCTGTCCTGTTGTCGGCAGTCGGTATTACATGGATTGTTCAGGTGCTCGGTCGCATCAACTTCCTGACCACAAGTGGTCAGAGCTTCTTCTATATCCTCAAGTTCAGTTCCAACCTTCTTCCGTCAGCATTTCCCGTTGTCATGCCGTTCGCGCTGGTTATTGCCGTGACGCAGACGCTTTCAACGATGAACCAGGATTCGGAACTCGTTGTCATCAATGCCTCGGGCGCACCGCGTTCTACGGTTATCCGTCCGGTTATCCTCTTCGCGATTGTCGTCGCCGCCCTTTCCTTTATCATTGCCAACTACATTGCTCCCTATTCGCAGATGAGCATGCGGCAGATGATTGCCGATGCCCGCTCTGACGTCATCAATCTGGTTGTGCAGCAGGGATCGTTCCAGCGGCTGGACGAAAATCTCTATCTGCAGATTGAAAGCCGCGATTCAAACGGCTCGATCAAAGGTCTGTTCGTCTCCGATTCGCGCGATCCGGTAACTGATCTGCTGTATTATGCCAAAGATGGCCTTGTCGTTGACAAGGGCGACCAGAGCTTGCTCGTCATGAAGGACGGCGAGATCGACCGCCGCGACGTAAAGACCGGCAATGTATCCATTATCAAGTTCAACACCTATGCGCTTGATCTGGCTGAGTTTTTGCCGAACGACGATAAAGATCCAACGATTTTTGCCAAGGACAGGCCACTGGATTATCTGATGAATCCGGACCCGAACGACCCGGTTTATCAACAGAAACCCTTGCGCTATACGGCAGAACTGGCCAAGCGACTGACCGACTGGATGTACCCTATCGTCTTCGCGTTGATTTCACTGGCCGCAGCGGCGGACTCGCGCTCGCACCGGGAAGCCCGCATTTCGGCTTCTTTCACGGCGATTACCTTGAGTCTCGTCGTGTTCTGGATCAGCTATTCCAGCGGCCAGACAGCAGAAAAGAATGAGGATGTTATCCCATTCCTCTTTGCCTTCCCGATTGTGGTTTCATTGCTGGCAATTTATGCACTGGCGACCAACCGTCAGATCGGCGTGCCGGCTTTCCTGAGCAATCTCTTCAAGAATGGACCTGTTACACCACGGGCAGCGCTTGCGGGTGTAAGGACAAAGCTGCTAAATCCCCGCTCCAGACGCGGAGCGAATGAAGAATGA
- a CDS encoding leucyl aminopeptidase, with translation MSKRPSISFAKFAAVENGTAVLLLATEGKVAGEAESVVGQALLSRIIDVSDFKGKLAASLSTLAPAGTELDRLVLVGTGDPAELKADDWLKLGGSAFAKIGKAKHVSVVLALPEAEVSGENAADFALGILLRAYSFDKYKTKKGKSDDEGKEEKSSAKITILVADPHAAKKAFANAEAVAEGVNLARDLVNEPANILGPVEFAERIEELKKLDVKVEILDPKDMKKLGMGSLLGVAQGSVRPARLAIMEWQGGKGKEAPIAFVGKGVTFDSGGVSIKPAAGMEEMKGDMGGAAAVTGLLHALATRKAKVNAVGIVGLVENMVDGNAQRPGDIVTSMSGQTIEVLNTDAEGRLVLADALYYCNERFQPKFMVNLATLTGAIMVALGVSRAGLFSNDDTLAAQLFEAGQATGEKLWRMPLGPDYDKLIDTKNADMKNIGTRFGGAIIAAQFLKRFVGDTAWAHLDIAGTAMGAPATEYSQSWASGFGVRLLDRLVHDNFEG, from the coding sequence ATGTCCAAACGACCATCCATCAGTTTTGCAAAGTTTGCTGCCGTTGAAAACGGAACCGCAGTTTTGCTTCTGGCCACCGAAGGTAAGGTAGCTGGCGAAGCCGAATCTGTCGTCGGGCAGGCGTTGCTGTCGCGTATCATTGATGTCTCGGATTTCAAGGGAAAACTTGCTGCAAGTCTGAGCACACTTGCGCCAGCCGGGACTGAACTGGATCGTCTGGTGCTGGTTGGAACGGGTGATCCAGCGGAGTTGAAAGCCGATGACTGGCTGAAACTGGGCGGTTCCGCATTCGCAAAGATCGGCAAGGCCAAACACGTTTCCGTGGTTCTTGCTTTGCCTGAAGCAGAGGTCTCGGGCGAAAATGCCGCAGACTTTGCGCTCGGTATTCTGCTGCGCGCCTACAGCTTTGATAAATACAAGACCAAGAAGGGCAAAAGCGACGATGAGGGCAAGGAAGAGAAATCTTCCGCCAAGATCACCATTCTTGTGGCCGACCCTCACGCCGCAAAGAAAGCCTTTGCCAATGCCGAAGCCGTGGCCGAGGGCGTTAACCTTGCACGCGATCTCGTCAATGAACCAGCCAACATTCTGGGGCCGGTCGAATTTGCTGAACGAATCGAGGAACTCAAAAAACTCGATGTGAAGGTGGAAATCCTTGATCCGAAGGACATGAAGAAGCTTGGTATGGGTTCGCTTCTTGGCGTTGCGCAGGGTTCGGTCCGTCCGGCGCGCCTCGCTATCATGGAATGGCAGGGTGGCAAGGGCAAGGAAGCGCCGATCGCTTTCGTCGGCAAGGGCGTCACATTCGATTCCGGCGGTGTCTCCATCAAACCGGCCGCCGGCATGGAAGAGATGAAGGGCGACATGGGCGGCGCAGCTGCCGTGACAGGTCTTCTGCATGCACTCGCAACCCGCAAGGCCAAGGTGAATGCGGTCGGCATTGTCGGCCTTGTGGAAAACATGGTTGACGGCAATGCGCAGCGTCCGGGCGATATCGTCACCTCCATGTCCGGACAGACGATTGAAGTGCTCAACACCGATGCGGAAGGCCGTCTGGTGCTGGCGGATGCTCTTTACTACTGCAATGAGCGGTTTCAACCGAAATTCATGGTCAATCTCGCAACGTTGACCGGTGCCATCATGGTTGCGCTTGGTGTGTCACGCGCCGGGCTTTTCTCCAATGACGACACGCTCGCAGCGCAATTGTTCGAGGCAGGGCAGGCAACGGGTGAAAAATTGTGGCGTATGCCGCTCGGTCCTGATTATGACAAGCTGATCGATACGAAAAATGCCGATATGAAGAACATCGGCACCCGTTTTGGCGGCGCTATCATTGCAGCGCAGTTCCTCAAGCGCTTTGTCGGTGATACGGCCTGGGCGCATCTGGATATTGCGGGCACCGCCATGGGCGCGCCGGCAACGGAATACAGCCAGTCCTGGGCCTCCGGCTTTGGCGTGCGCCTTTTGGACCGATTGGTGCACGATAATTTCGAAGGCTGA